TTCCTCATCCTCCAGGGCATCGAGACCCTCTCGCTGCGGATGGAGCGGCACAGCGCCAACGCCCTGCGGGTGGCCCGCTGGCTCGAAGGCCACCCCAACGTCACCTGGGTGCGTTATCCGGGCCTGCGCTCGCACCCGTCGCATCGCCTCGCGCGCCGCTACCTGCCCAGGGGCTGCGGCGGCATGATGGGCTTCGGCATCCGGGGCGGCCTGGAGGCCGGCAAGCGCTTCATCAACGCCGTCGAACTGTGCAGCCACCTGGCCAACGTGGGCGACGCCAAGACCCTCGTCATCCACCCCGCGTCCACCACCCATAGCCAGCTCAGCCCCGACCAGCAGCTCGCGTGCGGCGTGACGCCCGACTTCATCCGCCTTTCGGTCGGCATCGAGACGGCCGACGACATCATCGCCGACCTCGACCAGGCGCTCAAGGCAAGTCGCAAGTCGAAAGCCGAAAGTCAAGAATCCCACAGGGAGTGACCTCACCGCAAACCCGTCACTTTGGACTCTTGACTTTGGACTTTCGATTTTGGACTTTGGATTCTTGACTTTGGACTTCTGACTTTCGACTTTCGACTTTGGACTGAATTTCATGGCCGGCGACGAACCGCAGATGGATCAAGCACCGCAGCGCCCCGACCTTCCGCCGTGGCAGCAGCCGGACTCCGTGGGCATCGTCGAGACCAGGACCTTCACCTTCGCCGAGCCGCCCAACGAGATGCGGCTCGACAGCGGCTCGAAGCTCGGCCCGATCACCCTCGCCTACGAAACCTACGGCCGGCTCGACGAGCGCAGGCGCAACGCCGTCCTCATCTGCCACGCCCTCTCGGGCGACGCCCACGTGGCCGGCTACCACTCCGAGGAGGACCGCAAGCCCGGCTGGTGGGACGCCATGGTGGGCCCCGGCAAGGCGTTCGACACCGACCGCTATTTCGTCATCTGCTCCAACTGCATCGGCGGCTGCAAAGGGTCCACCGGCCCCAGCTCCGTCAACCCGGCCACGGGCCGCCGCTACGGGCGGAGCTTCCCGGTCGTCACCATGGCCGACATGGTCCGCGCCCAGAAGGCCCTCGTAGACCATCTGGGCATCCCGGCCCTCCTCGCCGTCGTCGGCGGCTCCATGGGCGGCATGCAGGTGCTCGAATGGGCGATCAACTATCCCGATCGCGTGTGGACCGCCATCCCCATCGCCACCACGCCGCGCCTCACCGCCCAGGGCATCGCCTTCAACGTCGTGGGGCGCCAGGCCATTCTCGACGACCCGAACTACCGCGACGGCGACTACTACGGCCACGAGCCGCCTAAGCGCGGCCTCGCCATCGCGCGCATGCTCGGCCACATCACCTACCTCAGCGACGAATCCATGCACCAGAAGTTCGGCCGCCAGCTCCGCGATCGCGACGACTACAGCTACGAGTTCGACGTGGACTTCGAGGTCGAGAGCTACCTGAAGTACCAGGGCCAATCGTTCGTCGAGCGCTTCGACGCCAACTCGTACCTCTACATCACGCGGGCGATGGACTACTTCGACCTGGCCGACAAGCACGGCTCGCTCCAGGCCGCCTTCCGCGCGGTGACGGCCCGCTTCCTCGTCATCGCCTTCAGCTCCGACTGGCTCTACCCCCCCTACCAGTCGAAGGAGATCGTGTCGGCCCTGCGCGCCAACCGCTTGCACTTCGCCTACTACGAAATCCCATCCAACTACGGCCACGACGCCTTCCTGCTCGAGAAGGCGCGGATCAGCCGCGTCATCTCGGACTTCCTGGCGCTCAACTACGCGCGCGCGCTCACCGAGGAGAAACCCTAGGTGTCCCCTGCCGCCACCTCGCCCCGGCTGCGCCCCGACCTGGCCGAGATCGCCGCGCTCATCGAGCCGCACACCCGCGTGCTGGACCTCGGCTGCGGCGGCGGCGAGCTGATGGCCCACCTCGAACGCACGCGCGGCGTCACCGCGCGCGGCATCGAGATCAAACCCGAGCGCGTGGTGGACTGCGTGGCGAAGGGCCTCTCCGTCTTCCAGGGCGACCTCGACCAGGGGCTGCACGACTACGAGGACAACGCCTTCGACTACGTGGTGCTCAGCCAGACCCTGCACCTCGTGAGCCGCCCCGGCCTTGTCATCCGGGAGATGCTGCGCGTCGGCGCCCGCGGCAT
The DNA window shown above is from Planctomycetota bacterium and carries:
- a CDS encoding homoserine O-acetyltransferase; the encoded protein is MDQAPQRPDLPPWQQPDSVGIVETRTFTFAEPPNEMRLDSGSKLGPITLAYETYGRLDERRRNAVLICHALSGDAHVAGYHSEEDRKPGWWDAMVGPGKAFDTDRYFVICSNCIGGCKGSTGPSSVNPATGRRYGRSFPVVTMADMVRAQKALVDHLGIPALLAVVGGSMGGMQVLEWAINYPDRVWTAIPIATTPRLTAQGIAFNVVGRQAILDDPNYRDGDYYGHEPPKRGLAIARMLGHITYLSDESMHQKFGRQLRDRDDYSYEFDVDFEVESYLKYQGQSFVERFDANSYLYITRAMDYFDLADKHGSLQAAFRAVTARFLVIAFSSDWLYPPYQSKEIVSALRANRLHFAYYEIPSNYGHDAFLLEKARISRVISDFLALNYARALTEEKP